One part of the Halodesulfovibrio sp. MK-HDV genome encodes these proteins:
- a CDS encoding UvrD-helicase domain-containing protein, whose translation MKQFRADLHIHSRFSRATSKKLTPRHLAAWAEVKGLDVLGTGDCTHPEWLDELEDQLVEDSQSGLFRLKDTTDLGKEIPRFEETSMNGRALFTLQGEISSIYKRGGKVRKVHNLVYMPTFEAARKFSKRLGEIGNITSDGRPILGMDSRDILDLVLETHPLAFLIPAHIWTPWFSLFGSKSGFDTVEECYGDYASEIFALETGLSSDPEMNWLWSALDRFALVSNSDAHSGDKLARECNLFAGDISFEGMYRSLRGEGLGHKFLGTMEFFPEEGKYHLDGHRKCNVVMEPRETLTRDGICPVCGKPLTVGVLHRILSLADRDTPKQPSKAGDFSSLIPLPEMMGEVLGVGPKTKKVMTLYAEAIQKLGSEMNILRDVPEEDIKKVHPILAEAVGRMRKGEVLRQPGFDGEYGVVRVFSQKERNEFKHGKSLIDVPEKVSGLTPEEKASITPIFEAAVQQRQDEPERIEYNDAQQKAIFSAPDPVLVMAGPGTGKTRTLIGRIEHLLGSGVKARQVLALTFTRRAAQELTTRLADSVQNKLSIPRADTLHGLAFEYWQNSYSDAPTLLSEESSKRVFAEANAEASKQQCKKAWEVISLCRERMDPCPAEQQPAYDNYCGLKNSWNLSDYTDLLEFWLESLRNNVFVRPWTHVLVDEIQDLSPLQLAVVRELVSQDDQNGQGFFGIGDPDQSIYGFRGAHGGVKEFLAQELPSLNTIQLSENYRSSQQIVDYASALMEPAREAQAIEAKKTVEAEVRMFEAPTSEAEASWIAEQVRGLLGQTSHSLQDNRQERLLGGELSPGDIAVLVRFKALIPVISQTLNRLGIPCSVPEQEAFWVDPRVEIILAAAGRFVGISSKEGEEQITCPDKVLAKGPQGIAVYMEDILPFDRLFWKSTAFKQLVHNYKEHKGWAGLLNWINLQTELDLVRQKSEKVQIMSMHASKGLEFKAVFLPALEDGIVPYSGMSTLTGTTSGAPDHFDVDEERRLLYVAITRAEQLLFLSHSTTRMIYGRTVHLAPSRFLADLPEDRLMHSALKAKKKHKETQLTLL comes from the coding sequence ATGAAACAGTTTCGCGCCGATTTGCATATTCATTCCCGATTCTCTCGCGCAACCAGTAAAAAGCTTACGCCGCGCCATTTGGCAGCATGGGCGGAAGTGAAGGGGCTAGATGTCCTTGGAACTGGTGATTGCACACATCCTGAATGGCTGGACGAGTTAGAAGATCAACTTGTTGAAGACAGCCAGAGCGGACTGTTTCGGCTGAAAGACACGACAGACCTTGGCAAAGAGATTCCTCGTTTTGAAGAAACCTCTATGAACGGTCGTGCTCTGTTCACGTTGCAGGGAGAAATTAGTTCAATCTACAAGCGTGGCGGCAAGGTTCGTAAAGTCCATAACCTTGTGTATATGCCTACGTTTGAAGCTGCTCGAAAATTTAGCAAACGCCTTGGCGAAATCGGCAATATTACTTCCGATGGCCGCCCTATCCTTGGTATGGATTCACGCGACATTCTCGACCTCGTGCTCGAAACCCATCCGTTAGCCTTCCTTATTCCTGCTCACATCTGGACGCCGTGGTTCTCCCTTTTCGGCTCAAAATCTGGCTTCGACACAGTAGAAGAGTGTTACGGCGATTACGCCTCAGAAATTTTTGCACTCGAAACAGGCCTTTCTTCTGACCCTGAAATGAACTGGCTGTGGAGTGCACTTGATAGGTTTGCTCTTGTGTCGAACTCTGATGCTCATTCCGGTGACAAACTCGCCCGAGAATGTAACCTGTTTGCAGGCGACATATCTTTTGAGGGTATGTACCGCAGCTTGCGCGGCGAAGGACTTGGGCACAAGTTTCTTGGCACCATGGAATTTTTTCCGGAAGAGGGAAAATACCACTTAGATGGTCATCGCAAATGCAATGTTGTCATGGAGCCACGCGAAACGTTGACCCGTGACGGAATCTGCCCTGTATGCGGCAAGCCGTTAACCGTGGGCGTTTTGCACAGGATACTTTCTCTTGCAGACAGAGACACGCCGAAACAGCCATCCAAGGCTGGTGATTTCAGTTCGTTAATTCCATTGCCGGAAATGATGGGTGAAGTGCTGGGCGTAGGGCCTAAGACAAAAAAAGTTATGACCTTGTATGCTGAAGCGATCCAGAAGCTTGGTTCAGAAATGAATATTCTTCGTGATGTTCCTGAAGAGGACATTAAGAAGGTGCACCCTATTCTTGCTGAAGCTGTCGGAAGAATGCGCAAAGGTGAAGTTCTGCGCCAGCCGGGGTTTGATGGCGAATACGGTGTGGTTCGTGTGTTCTCTCAAAAGGAGCGTAACGAGTTTAAGCACGGAAAATCGCTTATTGATGTACCGGAAAAAGTGAGCGGGCTGACACCGGAAGAAAAAGCTTCTATTACCCCGATTTTTGAAGCAGCCGTTCAACAACGTCAGGATGAGCCGGAGCGCATCGAGTACAATGATGCACAGCAAAAGGCGATTTTTTCAGCACCCGATCCTGTGCTCGTTATGGCGGGGCCGGGAACGGGGAAGACTCGTACCCTTATTGGTCGCATTGAGCATTTGCTCGGCTCCGGAGTCAAAGCGCGCCAAGTGCTTGCGTTAACTTTTACCCGTCGTGCCGCGCAAGAGCTTACAACGCGCCTTGCTGATTCCGTTCAGAACAAATTATCCATACCGCGTGCAGATACTCTGCATGGTCTTGCGTTCGAGTATTGGCAAAATTCATATTCAGATGCCCCTACGTTGCTTTCCGAGGAAAGTTCCAAGCGGGTATTTGCAGAAGCCAATGCTGAAGCAAGCAAGCAGCAGTGCAAAAAGGCGTGGGAAGTCATCTCACTTTGCCGTGAACGCATGGATCCATGCCCAGCTGAACAGCAGCCTGCATACGATAATTATTGCGGGCTTAAAAATTCTTGGAATCTTTCAGACTATACAGATCTTCTTGAATTCTGGCTTGAATCCTTACGTAACAACGTTTTTGTGCGTCCATGGACACATGTACTCGTTGACGAAATTCAAGATTTATCCCCGCTGCAATTAGCAGTCGTACGGGAGCTTGTGTCGCAGGATGATCAGAATGGTCAGGGGTTTTTCGGCATCGGTGATCCGGATCAATCTATTTATGGATTCAGAGGGGCGCACGGTGGCGTTAAAGAGTTTTTAGCTCAAGAGCTTCCGTCGCTGAATACTATTCAACTTTCTGAAAATTATCGTTCCTCGCAACAGATTGTAGACTACGCAAGCGCGCTCATGGAGCCCGCTCGTGAGGCACAAGCTATCGAAGCCAAAAAAACCGTGGAAGCAGAAGTGCGCATGTTTGAAGCGCCGACTTCCGAGGCAGAGGCTTCATGGATTGCAGAACAAGTCCGTGGACTCCTAGGTCAAACAAGTCATTCTTTGCAAGATAACAGGCAAGAGCGGCTTCTTGGTGGCGAACTGTCTCCAGGAGATATAGCTGTTCTCGTTCGATTCAAAGCTCTCATTCCTGTAATCAGCCAGACACTCAACAGGCTTGGTATCCCATGCTCCGTACCCGAACAGGAAGCATTCTGGGTAGACCCTCGTGTAGAGATCATTCTCGCGGCAGCAGGTCGTTTTGTCGGTATTTCCAGCAAAGAAGGCGAAGAGCAGATAACATGCCCTGACAAAGTGCTTGCAAAAGGGCCTCAAGGCATTGCTGTGTACATGGAAGACATTCTTCCATTCGATCGCCTGTTCTGGAAATCTACAGCCTTTAAACAGCTTGTACACAACTACAAGGAGCACAAAGGCTGGGCAGGGTTGCTCAACTGGATCAACCTACAGACAGAACTCGATCTTGTGCGTCAGAAAAGCGAGAAAGTGCAGATAATGTCCATGCACGCATCAAAAGGACTGGAGTTCAAAGCCGTGTTCCTGCCAGCGCTTGAGGATGGCATCGTGCCGTATTCAGGCATGAGCACCCTCACAGGCACAACCAGCGGTGCGCCTGATCATTTTGATGTCGACGAAGAACGACGACTGCTTTACGTGGCAATAACGCGCGCAGAGCAACTCCTGTTCCTGAGTCATTCAACAACACGTATGATTTACGGGCGTACTGTACATCTCGCGCCGTCGCGATTCCTTGCAGATTTACCGGAGGATCGGCTTATGCATTCCGCGCTGAAAGCCAAAAAGAAACACAAAGAAACTCAGCTTACCTTGTTGTAA
- the ald gene encoding alanine dehydrogenase, translating to MIIGVPKEIKTLENRVALTPGGAATLVRQGHTVLVETDAGRGSGLFDDEFIAAGATMVTAEEAWGAEMVIKVKEPVASEYQYLRDGLLLFTYLHLAAERDLTTALLEGGTTAVAYETVQLANGCLPLLMPMSEVAGRMATQEGANFLKKANGGRGVLLGGTPGVAPGCVTVVGGGIVGTNAAKMAIGFGADVTILDVSHQRLQYLDDVFGNRIRTITSTEPNIREWVAKADLVVGAVLIPGAKAPSLVTEEMVETMQEGAVIVDVAIDQGGCCETIKPTTHEDPVFNLHGVVHYGVTNMPGAVPRTSTFALSNQTLPYAIQLANKGLDALRADRALALGLNTYKGKITCPAVGEAFEMFSVSPEDVL from the coding sequence ATGATTATTGGTGTACCTAAAGAGATTAAAACTCTGGAAAATCGAGTAGCTCTTACTCCGGGCGGCGCAGCAACACTTGTTCGTCAAGGTCATACTGTGCTTGTGGAAACAGACGCAGGTCGCGGAAGCGGATTATTTGACGATGAATTTATTGCTGCCGGTGCAACCATGGTTACCGCAGAAGAGGCTTGGGGCGCAGAAATGGTTATTAAGGTGAAAGAACCTGTAGCCTCTGAGTACCAGTACCTTCGCGACGGTCTGCTTCTATTCACATACCTCCACCTTGCTGCTGAACGTGATTTGACAACTGCCCTTCTTGAGGGTGGCACAACCGCTGTAGCATATGAAACTGTGCAGCTTGCAAATGGCTGCCTGCCGCTCTTGATGCCTATGTCCGAAGTTGCCGGGCGTATGGCAACACAGGAAGGTGCAAATTTTCTTAAAAAAGCAAACGGTGGACGTGGTGTCTTACTTGGCGGAACCCCTGGTGTTGCACCGGGCTGCGTTACCGTTGTTGGCGGTGGTATTGTTGGTACCAACGCTGCAAAAATGGCTATTGGCTTTGGTGCCGATGTAACCATTCTTGATGTCAGCCATCAGCGTCTTCAGTACCTTGATGACGTGTTCGGCAACCGTATCCGCACTATTACATCTACTGAGCCGAATATTCGTGAATGGGTTGCAAAAGCTGACCTTGTCGTCGGTGCTGTTCTTATTCCAGGTGCAAAAGCTCCAAGTCTGGTAACAGAAGAGATGGTTGAAACCATGCAGGAAGGCGCAGTCATTGTAGACGTTGCTATTGATCAGGGCGGTTGCTGTGAAACCATTAAGCCAACCACTCATGAAGATCCTGTATTTAATCTCCACGGCGTTGTTCACTACGGTGTTACAAACATGCCGGGTGCTGTGCCTCGTACTTCTACCTTTGCTCTTAGCAACCAGACATTGCCATATGCTATTCAACTTGCGAACAAAGGGCTTGATGCTTTGCGTGCAGACCGTGCTCTCGCACTGGGGCTGAACACATACAAAGGGAAAATAACTTGTCCTGCTGTGGGCGAAGCTTTCGAGATGTTCTCCGTTTCACCTGAAGACGTACTGTAA
- a CDS encoding amino acid ABC transporter permease: protein MAFQFKPSVMLETLPLLTEGVELTIYITFLGLVFGFIIGTVSGLGRLSQNRFTRSLSSIYIEIIRGTPMIVQALFLYFGVPLISGVRINPITAGVITIAVNSGAYIAEIVRGAVQSIDAGQFEAGRSIGLTHNQTMLSIIWPQAFRRMIPPLGNQFIISLKDTSLLTVIGVAELTRSGQEIVAVNFRSFEVYLTVAIVYLCMTLSIAKALRWYEKKLMARGSR, encoded by the coding sequence ATGGCATTTCAGTTTAAACCATCAGTGATGTTAGAAACTCTTCCGCTTCTTACAGAAGGGGTTGAACTGACTATTTACATCACTTTCCTTGGCCTTGTGTTCGGTTTTATCATCGGCACAGTTTCAGGCTTAGGTCGTCTTTCTCAGAATAGATTCACTCGCTCCCTTTCGAGCATTTATATAGAAATTATTCGTGGTACCCCGATGATTGTACAGGCTCTGTTTCTGTATTTTGGTGTACCACTCATTTCCGGAGTTCGTATTAATCCTATTACAGCAGGTGTTATCACCATTGCTGTTAACTCCGGTGCATATATCGCTGAAATCGTACGTGGCGCAGTGCAGTCTATTGATGCAGGGCAGTTTGAAGCAGGTCGCTCTATCGGGCTTACCCATAACCAGACCATGCTTTCTATCATTTGGCCTCAGGCATTCCGTCGTATGATTCCACCACTGGGTAACCAGTTCATCATTTCGCTTAAAGATACCTCACTCCTTACAGTTATCGGTGTAGCAGAGCTTACCCGTTCCGGTCAGGAGATTGTTGCGGTTAACTTCCGTTCTTTTGAAGTGTACCTGACTGTAGCGATCGTTTACCTGTGTATGACCCTTTCCATTGCGAAAGCCCTACGCTGGTATGAAAAAAAATTGATGGCACGCGGTAGCCGCTAG
- a CDS encoding amino acid ABC transporter ATP-binding protein, which yields MSDTSSMIEIRNLYKSYGDIEVIKGVDLSVKQGEVVVILGPSGSGKSTVLRCINRLEEITSGSIVVDGFDLYAKETDINYVRSEAGMVFQQFNLFPHLSVLQNITIGLIKVRKMDKAEADKIALSLLDKVGLPDKATAYPDQLSGGQKQRVAIARSLAMSPKVILFDEPTSALDPELVGEVLDVMKKLADEGMTMVVVTHEMGFAREVADRVIFIADGVIQEEEAPDEFFSNPKHPRLKDFLGKL from the coding sequence ATGAGTGATACATCAAGCATGATTGAAATCCGTAACTTATATAAAAGTTACGGTGATATAGAAGTTATTAAAGGCGTAGACCTTAGCGTGAAACAGGGCGAAGTTGTTGTAATTCTCGGACCTTCCGGTTCCGGTAAATCAACAGTTCTGCGCTGCATCAACCGTCTCGAAGAAATTACCTCAGGTTCTATCGTTGTAGACGGCTTTGACCTCTATGCAAAAGAAACTGATATTAACTACGTCCGCTCCGAAGCAGGTATGGTGTTCCAGCAGTTTAACCTGTTCCCGCACCTGTCTGTTCTGCAGAACATTACCATCGGACTTATTAAAGTTCGTAAAATGGACAAAGCAGAAGCGGATAAAATTGCACTGAGCCTGCTCGATAAAGTAGGTCTTCCGGATAAAGCAACAGCCTACCCGGATCAGCTTTCCGGTGGTCAGAAACAGCGCGTGGCAATCGCACGCTCTCTGGCGATGAGCCCGAAAGTTATTCTCTTCGATGAACCAACCTCCGCACTCGACCCAGAGCTCGTTGGTGAAGTTCTCGACGTAATGAAAAAACTCGCCGACGAAGGCATGACCATGGTGGTAGTAACCCACGAAATGGGCTTCGCTCGTGAAGTTGCCGATCGCGTAATCTTTATCGCCGATGGTGTGATTCAGGAAGAAGAAGCTCCAGACGAGTTCTTCTCTAATCCTAAGCATCCGCGTCTTAAAGATTTCTTAGGCAAACTGTAA
- the glnH gene encoding glutamine ABC transporter substrate-binding protein GlnH — MKRLIAILTALLVISLSSAAFAEKLVVAHDTNFKPFEFKQNGEFVGFDIDMWKEVAKRMDLDYEFQPMDFNGIIPGLQAGSIDAAVAGITIKPSRAEVVDFSDGYYDSGLVILVRSDNNDIKTIKDLKDKIVATKLATSSVDLAQQYVPKKNIKLFPNNDNMFMELMTGGADAVIFDMPVVKDFEAKAGQGMVKVVGPVYQGQAYGIAFPKDSKLVSGVNKALKEIKADGTYNELFIKWFGYAPAK; from the coding sequence ATGAAACGTCTTATCGCTATATTGACAGCTTTGCTTGTTATTTCTTTATCTTCTGCAGCATTTGCTGAGAAATTGGTTGTTGCACATGATACCAACTTTAAGCCTTTTGAATTCAAACAGAATGGCGAATTTGTTGGTTTTGATATCGACATGTGGAAAGAAGTTGCGAAGCGTATGGACCTTGATTACGAATTCCAGCCAATGGATTTTAACGGTATTATTCCTGGCCTTCAGGCTGGTTCTATCGATGCCGCTGTTGCAGGCATCACCATTAAACCTTCCCGTGCAGAAGTTGTTGACTTCTCCGACGGCTACTATGATTCCGGTCTCGTTATTCTTGTTCGTTCTGATAACAACGACATCAAGACTATCAAAGATCTGAAAGACAAGATTGTTGCTACCAAGCTTGCTACTTCTTCTGTTGACCTTGCTCAGCAGTACGTACCTAAGAAGAACATCAAACTCTTCCCTAACAACGACAACATGTTCATGGAACTGATGACCGGCGGTGCCGACGCAGTTATCTTCGATATGCCAGTTGTTAAAGATTTTGAAGCTAAAGCAGGACAGGGCATGGTTAAAGTAGTTGGTCCTGTATATCAGGGTCAGGCTTACGGCATTGCATTCCCTAAAGATTCCAAGCTCGTTTCCGGCGTTAACAAAGCGCTTAAAGAAATTAAAGCAGACGGTACCTACAACGAACTGTTCATCAAATGGTTCGGCTACGCACCTGCTAAATAG